A single Deltaproteobacteria bacterium DNA region contains:
- a CDS encoding helix-turn-helix transcriptional regulator, protein MAKPAHRSYSRYAREAAELLGLMIRNARIERDITVADVAERAGISRGLVHRIEKGEMGSSIGAAFEAAAIVGLRLFEAEPTTLTRHLSMERDKLTLLPQSVRTGTTKVKDDF, encoded by the coding sequence ATGGCGAAGCCCGCACACAGAAGCTATTCCCGCTATGCCCGTGAAGCCGCAGAGCTTCTCGGGCTGATGATCCGTAACGCGCGCATCGAACGGGACATCACAGTCGCCGATGTCGCCGAACGCGCCGGGATTTCGCGCGGCCTCGTGCATCGTATCGAAAAAGGTGAAATGGGCTCCTCCATCGGTGCGGCCTTCGAGGCGGCCGCCATTGTCGGGCTGCGCCTGTTCGAAGCCGAACCGACGACGCTGACGCGCCATCTGTCGATGGAACGCGACAAGCTCACCCTGCTGCCGCAATCCGTCCGCACGGGAACGACGAAGGTGAAGGATGACTTCTGA
- a CDS encoding pitrilysin family protein encodes MKRWLPLLLCLVLAPQAVASAAMNAQREILPNGMVLVTSEQPALPIVSVELLIRAGSRYDPADRHGLANLASRLLTRGTAARDSMAISGLVEGMGAHLGTDAGRELATVSLSILKKDLDTGLALMSEVLTEPSFPETELDRTKQSLLASIRAKRDRPGSIAREAFRAALYPGSFYGRPVEGSRDSVQGLDRNAVADFHQRYYRPDRTILVAVGDITHEEMKRKLAEALAGWEKSDGAPDGPVTLQAPERAAIKIDRNLSQSNIIMGHEGPLRSNPDHYAIRVMNQILGGGSLSSRLGDSIRNERGLAYVVYSYFLASKETGRFQMAMQTRNESAREAIETARAEIERIRRDGVTEEELADAKSYLIGSFALGLETNGAIADFLGQVEYLGLGLDYVDRYPDLIRKVTAEDVHRVAQEYLQPDKLILTVVGNLDKAAL; translated from the coding sequence ATGAAACGCTGGCTGCCGCTTCTGCTGTGCCTAGTCCTGGCGCCGCAGGCCGTCGCCTCCGCCGCCATGAACGCGCAACGCGAGATACTCCCCAACGGGATGGTCCTGGTGACCTCGGAGCAGCCCGCGCTGCCCATCGTCTCCGTGGAGCTGCTGATCCGCGCCGGCTCGCGCTACGATCCCGCGGACCGGCACGGCCTGGCCAACCTCGCCTCCCGGCTCCTCACCCGGGGCACGGCCGCGCGCGACTCCATGGCCATCAGCGGCCTGGTCGAGGGCATGGGCGCCCACCTGGGGACCGACGCCGGCCGCGAACTCGCCACGGTAAGCCTGAGCATCCTCAAGAAGGACCTGGACACCGGCCTGGCGCTCATGAGCGAGGTGCTGACGGAGCCGTCCTTCCCGGAGACGGAGCTGGACCGCACGAAGCAGTCCCTCCTGGCCTCCATCCGGGCCAAGCGCGACCGCCCGGGCTCCATCGCCCGGGAAGCATTCCGCGCCGCCCTCTACCCCGGCAGCTTCTACGGCCGCCCGGTGGAAGGCTCGCGGGATTCGGTCCAGGGCCTGGACCGGAACGCGGTGGCGGACTTCCACCAACGCTACTACCGCCCCGACCGCACCATTCTCGTGGCCGTGGGCGACATCACCCACGAGGAGATGAAGCGCAAGCTCGCCGAGGCCCTGGCGGGCTGGGAAAAGAGCGACGGCGCGCCGGACGGGCCGGTGACCTTGCAGGCGCCGGAACGGGCAGCAATCAAGATCGACCGCAACCTCAGCCAGTCCAACATCATCATGGGGCACGAGGGGCCGCTCCGGTCGAACCCCGACCACTACGCCATCCGGGTGATGAACCAGATCCTGGGCGGCGGCAGCCTGTCTTCGCGGCTCGGGGACAGCATCCGCAACGAACGCGGCCTGGCGTACGTCGTCTACAGCTACTTCCTCGCCAGCAAGGAGACCGGGCGCTTCCAGATGGCCATGCAGACCCGCAACGAGAGCGCCCGTGAGGCCATCGAGACGGCCAGGGCCGAGATCGAGCGCATCCGGCGCGACGGCGTCACCGAGGAGGAACTGGCGGACGCCAAGAGCTACCTCATCGGCAGCTTCGCCCTGGGCCTCGAGACCAACGGCGCCATCGCCGACTTCCTGGGGCAGGTGGAGTATCTCGGCCTGGGGCTGGACTACGTCGACCGCTACCCGGACCTGATCCGGAAGGTCACCGCCGAGGACGTCCACCGGGTCGCCCAAGAATACCTGCAACCCGACAAGCTCATCCTCACGGTGGTCGGGAACCTCGACAAGGCGGCCCTGTAG
- a CDS encoding MFS transporter has product MNASVADPASARTARLNRTYPWVVLGISFMTVAAAFGCRAAFALFFVAVIEEFHWSRGLAAGALTLGSVAWTVSAPAWGHMLDRLGPRFVFPAGAGLMAAGFAVSAMTQTVWHYYLGMGLLVGLGFAALPMTSQATVISNWFVRKRGMAMGLAASGIGVGIFLVVPAAEWLIGALGWRNAYLMLAGVMLTAVVPLNLFLQRRRPQDMGLLPDFGATAAEGSGGPRRAREGGVTLAAALRNYRFWALCGGFVFGAIPVHMVLVHQVAAMVDAGLSREFGAWVLGLTGFFTTFTMIGMGTLSDRIGSERAYTIGSVALVGGILMILYLDGMPEALVVSLYPPLFAVGFGSRQGLYPTIAADIFHGEHFGSIIGLLAFSIGMGAGVGPWLAGYLHDISGSYASSCWIGIVLCVLSLACIWIVAPSKGADA; this is encoded by the coding sequence TTGAACGCTTCAGTCGCCGACCCCGCTTCCGCCCGCACGGCGCGGCTCAACCGCACCTACCCGTGGGTGGTGCTGGGCATCTCGTTCATGACCGTCGCCGCCGCCTTCGGGTGCCGCGCGGCGTTCGCGCTGTTCTTCGTGGCGGTTATCGAGGAGTTTCACTGGAGCCGCGGGTTGGCCGCCGGCGCGCTGACTCTGGGCTCGGTGGCGTGGACCGTCTCCGCGCCGGCGTGGGGACACATGTTGGACCGGCTCGGCCCCAGGTTCGTGTTCCCGGCAGGCGCCGGTCTCATGGCGGCGGGATTCGCCGTCAGCGCCATGACCCAGACCGTCTGGCACTACTACCTGGGCATGGGCCTTCTGGTGGGCCTCGGTTTCGCCGCTCTGCCCATGACCTCGCAGGCCACGGTCATCAGCAACTGGTTCGTTCGCAAGCGCGGCATGGCCATGGGCCTTGCGGCTTCGGGGATCGGCGTCGGGATCTTCCTGGTGGTGCCGGCCGCGGAGTGGCTGATCGGCGCGTTGGGCTGGCGCAACGCGTACCTGATGCTGGCCGGAGTGATGCTGACCGCGGTGGTACCGCTCAACCTGTTCCTCCAGCGGCGCCGGCCGCAGGACATGGGACTGCTGCCGGACTTCGGCGCCACCGCGGCAGAGGGAAGCGGTGGCCCGCGCCGGGCGCGGGAAGGCGGCGTGACTCTCGCCGCGGCGCTCCGCAACTACCGGTTCTGGGCGCTGTGCGGGGGGTTCGTGTTCGGCGCCATCCCCGTGCACATGGTGCTCGTGCACCAGGTGGCCGCCATGGTGGACGCGGGACTCTCGCGGGAGTTCGGTGCCTGGGTATTGGGCCTCACCGGGTTCTTCACCACCTTCACCATGATCGGCATGGGGACCCTCTCGGACCGGATCGGCAGCGAGCGGGCCTACACCATCGGCAGCGTTGCCCTGGTGGGCGGCATCCTGATGATCCTCTACCTCGACGGGATGCCGGAGGCCCTGGTGGTGTCCCTGTACCCGCCGCTGTTCGCCGTGGGTTTCGGGTCGCGGCAGGGGCTCTATCCGACCATCGCCGCCGACATCTTTCACGGCGAGCATTTCGGCTCGATCATCGGCTTGCTGGCTTTCAGCATCGGAATGGGCGCGGGCGTCGGCCCCTGGCTGGCGGGCTACCTCCACGACATTTCGGGCAGCTATGCCAGCTCGTGCTGGATCGGCATCGTCCTGTGTGTGCTATCGTTGGCGTGCATCTGGATCGTGGCCCCGAGCAAGGGCGCGGATGCCTGA
- a CDS encoding type II toxin-antitoxin system HipA family toxin, which translates to MTSDHRDTKAPEEAYVWIWLPGATAPVVAGRIARDGERLIFNYGQSYLDRNERIPIYEPELPLRSGAIAPEVGLSMAGCLRDAAPDAWGRRVILNRTFGRKGKDVDTAELDELTYLLESGSDRIGALDFQHSPSEYVPRAAQAATLEELLSAAEKVENGVPLTPDLDQALLHGTSLGGARPKAMIQDGDTKLIAKFSSSTDTYNVVKAEYVAMRLAAKVGLDVAPVRLEHVAGKDVLLVERFDRTKMKDDWTRKAMVSALTLFVLDEMMARYASYEDLAEIIRHRFTSPKATLRELYGRLVFNILCGNTDDHARNHAGFWDGEHLTLTPAYDICPQSRSGNVASQAMLIVGDNRSSTLATCLEAAPNFQLSDKAAKNIIDRQIGTIRDAWDDICEEATLTEVERNLFGQRIFLNDYIFEGTEGPW; encoded by the coding sequence ATGACTTCTGATCACCGCGACACGAAAGCGCCGGAGGAAGCCTATGTCTGGATATGGCTGCCCGGCGCGACGGCACCGGTCGTCGCCGGTCGAATCGCGCGTGACGGGGAGCGGCTGATCTTCAACTACGGCCAGAGCTATCTGGACCGGAATGAACGCATTCCGATCTACGAGCCGGAACTGCCGTTGCGCAGCGGAGCGATTGCGCCCGAAGTCGGGCTGAGCATGGCCGGATGCCTGCGCGACGCCGCGCCGGATGCATGGGGCCGTCGCGTCATCCTGAATCGGACCTTCGGACGCAAGGGCAAGGATGTCGACACCGCCGAGCTCGACGAGCTGACCTACCTACTGGAGTCCGGCTCCGACCGAATCGGCGCTCTGGACTTTCAGCACTCTCCTTCCGAGTACGTGCCGCGGGCCGCTCAAGCCGCTACGCTCGAAGAACTGCTGAGCGCCGCCGAGAAAGTCGAGAATGGCGTGCCGCTGACGCCCGATCTCGATCAGGCGCTGTTGCACGGTACGTCGCTCGGCGGTGCGCGCCCGAAGGCGATGATCCAGGACGGCGACACAAAGCTGATCGCCAAGTTCTCGTCTTCGACCGACACCTACAACGTGGTGAAGGCGGAATATGTCGCCATGCGCCTTGCCGCCAAGGTGGGGCTTGACGTCGCCCCCGTGCGTCTTGAGCACGTCGCCGGCAAGGACGTGCTGCTGGTCGAGCGGTTCGACCGCACAAAGATGAAAGACGACTGGACGCGGAAGGCGATGGTCTCGGCGCTGACGCTGTTCGTTCTCGATGAGATGATGGCGCGTTACGCCAGCTATGAAGACCTTGCAGAAATCATCCGGCACCGCTTCACCTCGCCGAAGGCGACGTTGCGCGAGCTGTACGGACGGCTCGTGTTCAACATCCTGTGCGGCAATACCGACGATCACGCCCGCAACCATGCGGGCTTCTGGGACGGCGAACACCTGACCCTGACGCCTGCCTATGACATTTGTCCGCAAAGCCGTTCCGGCAATGTGGCCAGCCAGGCGATGCTGATCGTAGGAGATAATCGGTCGAGCACACTTGCGACCTGCCTGGAGGCCGCGCCCAATTTCCAGCTCAGCGACAAAGCGGCGAAGAACATCATCGACCGGCAGATCGGCACCATCCGGGATGCATGGGACGACATCTGCGAGGAAGCCACATTGACCGAAGTCGAACGCAACCTGTTCGGTCAGCGCATCTTTCTGAATGACTATATCTTCGAAGGCACGGAAGGCCCGTGGTGA
- a CDS encoding amidohydrolase family protein, which yields MAKTLIIDAHHHWMPEEHYRNPEPLLRPGEAVVRQPDRFGIRREGVQLFGPPAMTADMAAQIDEMDRVGIDRAVLHVGCWVDWIDVPAARFINDEMARLVEQFPGRIIPLAHVPALEAGGRRELKRAVLKLGFRGVGINTHIRGALLDDKRYHPFYRLVSDLDIPIFVHPSSELPLAHPHGMEQFNLTRNLGRAMDNTINIVRLMLSGTLEKFPGLRFVFTHLGGAWFALRNRLNPSFWDKREQGYFDKFRDRIFIDTAPPFWRPLEIRFAMDMVGEDQVLMGSDFPTIDRLGDAVAIVKAVRAGAAAKRKLLGGNVARLFPENGC from the coding sequence ATGGCGAAGACCCTGATCATCGACGCGCATCACCACTGGATGCCCGAGGAACACTACCGGAACCCGGAGCCGCTCCTCCGGCCCGGCGAGGCGGTGGTGCGGCAGCCCGACCGGTTCGGCATCCGCCGGGAAGGGGTGCAGCTCTTCGGACCCCCCGCCATGACCGCGGACATGGCCGCGCAGATCGACGAGATGGACCGGGTGGGGATCGATAGGGCCGTGCTCCACGTGGGCTGCTGGGTGGACTGGATCGACGTCCCGGCCGCGCGCTTCATCAACGACGAGATGGCCAGGCTCGTGGAACAGTTCCCAGGCCGCATCATCCCATTGGCACACGTGCCCGCGCTGGAGGCAGGCGGCCGCCGGGAGCTCAAGCGCGCGGTGCTGAAATTGGGCTTCCGCGGCGTCGGCATCAACACCCATATCCGCGGTGCCCTGCTGGACGACAAGCGCTATCACCCATTCTACCGGCTGGTCTCCGACCTGGACATCCCCATATTCGTGCACCCGTCCTCGGAGCTGCCGCTGGCGCACCCTCACGGCATGGAGCAGTTCAACCTCACCCGCAACCTCGGGCGCGCCATGGACAACACCATCAACATCGTGCGGCTCATGCTGAGCGGCACGCTGGAGAAGTTCCCCGGCCTTCGCTTTGTCTTCACCCACCTGGGCGGCGCCTGGTTCGCGCTCCGCAACCGCCTGAACCCGTCCTTCTGGGACAAGCGCGAGCAGGGCTACTTCGACAAGTTCCGGGACCGCATCTTCATCGACACCGCCCCTCCGTTCTGGCGCCCGCTCGAGATCCGTTTCGCCATGGACATGGTGGGCGAGGACCAGGTGCTCATGGGCAGCGATTTTCCCACCATCGACCGGCTCGGCGACGCCGTCGCCATCGTGAAGGCCGTGAGGGCCGGCGCCGCCGCCAAGCGCAAGCTGCTGGGCGGGAACGTGGCCCGGCTGTTCCCGGAGAACGGCTGCTGA
- a CDS encoding pitrilysin family protein yields the protein MDWTHRLAGLFLVTLLPAVAGAAAPKGMVDVREEVLDNGLKVLLLENHRSPAVTFQVWYRVGSRNEVAGKSGIAHFLEHMMFKGTDKVAPEEYARIIRKHGGRSNAFTSYDTTVYHATMGRESIGVAIELEADRMVNTRLREVHFTPEKKVVQEERRQRTDDRPRAALGEVTRAVTYAVHPYRRPIIGWPQDIERMTLQDLKDFYRTYYAPNNAFIVVAGDFDSEEILARIREHFGAIPRGPEPPEVGQAEPPQRGERRVQLKKEAELPVVIMNYHVPEVGHADSYALDVLEMILSRGRTSRLHRDLVYEKRIARYAYAGYHRVSIDPTTFSLGAQAMPGKDIAEVEAAIDAVIGRVRDEGVTQAELDKAKNQVAASFIFAQESNRGQAMRVGFYEVTGGWRRMNEYLGGIQGVTAEDVRRVARQYLDRDRRTVGTLVPQERKRS from the coding sequence ATGGACTGGACACATCGCCTCGCTGGCTTGTTCCTGGTCACCCTGCTCCCGGCCGTGGCCGGGGCGGCGGCGCCCAAGGGAATGGTGGACGTCCGTGAGGAGGTCCTCGACAACGGCCTCAAGGTGCTGCTGCTGGAGAACCACCGGAGCCCCGCGGTCACCTTCCAGGTGTGGTACCGGGTGGGCTCGCGCAACGAGGTGGCCGGCAAGAGCGGCATCGCGCACTTCCTCGAGCACATGATGTTCAAGGGCACCGACAAGGTGGCGCCCGAGGAATACGCGCGCATCATCCGGAAGCACGGCGGCCGCTCCAACGCGTTCACCTCCTACGACACCACCGTGTACCACGCCACCATGGGCCGGGAATCCATCGGCGTGGCCATCGAGCTCGAGGCCGACCGCATGGTCAACACGCGCCTCCGGGAGGTCCACTTCACGCCCGAGAAGAAGGTCGTGCAGGAGGAGCGGCGGCAGCGCACCGACGACCGGCCGCGGGCGGCGCTGGGCGAGGTCACCAGGGCGGTGACCTACGCCGTGCACCCGTACCGCCGTCCCATCATCGGCTGGCCGCAGGACATCGAGCGCATGACCCTGCAGGACCTCAAGGACTTCTACCGGACCTACTACGCGCCCAACAACGCCTTCATCGTGGTGGCCGGGGACTTCGACAGCGAAGAGATCCTGGCGCGGATCCGCGAGCATTTCGGCGCCATCCCGCGCGGGCCGGAACCCCCCGAGGTGGGACAGGCCGAGCCGCCCCAGCGGGGCGAGCGGCGTGTGCAGCTCAAGAAGGAAGCCGAGTTGCCGGTGGTGATCATGAACTACCACGTGCCCGAGGTGGGCCACGCGGACAGCTACGCGCTGGACGTGCTGGAGATGATCCTGTCGCGCGGGCGCACGTCGCGGCTTCACCGGGACCTGGTGTACGAGAAGCGCATCGCGCGCTACGCCTACGCGGGCTACCATCGGGTTTCCATCGACCCTACCACTTTCAGCCTCGGCGCCCAGGCCATGCCGGGCAAGGACATCGCCGAGGTGGAGGCGGCCATCGACGCGGTGATCGGCCGGGTGCGGGACGAGGGCGTCACCCAGGCGGAGCTCGACAAGGCCAAGAACCAGGTGGCGGCGAGCTTCATCTTCGCCCAGGAGTCCAACCGGGGCCAGGCCATGCGCGTCGGCTTCTATGAGGTGACCGGCGGATGGCGCCGGATGAACGAATACCTGGGAGGCATCCAGGGGGTCACGGCCGAGGACGTCCGTCGGGTGGCGCGGCAGTATCTCGACCGGGACCGCCGCACCGTAGGGACCCTGGTGCCCCAGGAGAGGAAACGCTCATGA
- a CDS encoding xanthine dehydrogenase family protein molybdopterin-binding subunit, which yields MAKAAKHQVIGKSHHRVDGVVKATGKAVYAMDLELPGMLHAKVLRSPFPHARLLRIDAARAAALPGVVTVLTRDTLDGMNPYYGSAYKDQTIVALDKVRYDGDPVAAVAAVDEAAADAALALIETEYEELPAVTDVAEAIAPGAPLVHEQVADADELHGHAYRVPEEFRGTNVCYAYNYSRGDVDKGFAEADEVFEDVFTFPQVQHYPLEPHITIAAVEDGHVTLWSSTQDPFTLQRHIAEFFSIPINRVRVIVPHIGGAYGGKLSVKNEPLVAALAWKTGRTVKITHTSEETFRTITRHPARFRIKTGVTRDGKLVARECEVHMGTGAYADYGPRVSQKAGYRAPGPYRIPNVKVDAYTVYTNAVPAGAFRGFGTLQVTWAYESQMDMIARRLEIDPLEFRVRNLMKKGGLFTKGDSPVDCDLEAGLRRTAKALGWGRKRKEPNRGMGLACCMKDGGGTYKVASASIKLNSDGSAVLFTGTVEIGQGCRTALAQVVAEELSLPYEAVTVAQLDTDSTPYDAATNASSSMVIMGLCVERAAAELKRQLRRAAARLLKCKAGQVTFKNGHVHAGKGKRMSYEEVLNHTFGAKGGELLAKGSYQDVHSKKAVLGSPTTFWETSWGGAEVEVDPDTGVVKLLKYISTADVGKAIHPLQCEGQDEGGVMFAIGHSLMEEMQYENGHLLNPNIIDYRLPSFKDIPGTFHTIMVEDANGPGPYGSKGLGEGGLMPVSPAIGNAIEDAVGVRVRDLPITPERMWRAMREGGGK from the coding sequence ATGGCGAAAGCCGCGAAACACCAGGTCATCGGCAAGTCCCACCACCGGGTGGACGGCGTGGTCAAGGCCACCGGCAAGGCCGTCTACGCCATGGACCTGGAGCTGCCGGGCATGCTCCACGCCAAGGTCCTGCGCAGCCCCTTCCCGCACGCGCGCCTGCTGCGCATCGACGCCGCCAGGGCGGCGGCGCTGCCGGGCGTGGTCACGGTGCTGACCCGGGACACCCTGGACGGCATGAACCCGTACTACGGCTCGGCCTACAAGGACCAGACCATCGTCGCCCTGGACAAGGTGCGCTACGACGGCGACCCGGTGGCGGCGGTGGCGGCGGTGGACGAGGCTGCCGCGGACGCGGCGCTGGCGCTCATCGAGACCGAGTACGAAGAGCTTCCCGCGGTGACGGACGTGGCCGAGGCCATCGCGCCGGGCGCGCCGCTGGTGCACGAGCAGGTGGCGGACGCGGACGAGCTGCACGGCCACGCCTACCGAGTGCCCGAAGAGTTCCGCGGCACCAACGTCTGCTACGCGTACAACTACTCCCGGGGCGACGTGGACAAGGGCTTCGCCGAAGCCGACGAGGTGTTCGAGGACGTCTTCACCTTCCCGCAGGTCCAGCACTACCCGCTGGAGCCCCACATCACCATCGCCGCGGTGGAGGACGGGCACGTGACCCTGTGGTCCTCCACCCAGGACCCGTTCACCCTCCAGCGCCACATCGCCGAGTTCTTCTCCATCCCCATCAACCGGGTGCGGGTCATCGTGCCCCACATCGGCGGCGCCTACGGCGGCAAGCTGTCGGTGAAGAACGAGCCCTTGGTGGCAGCGCTGGCGTGGAAGACCGGGCGGACGGTGAAGATCACCCACACCTCCGAGGAGACCTTCCGCACCATCACCCGCCATCCCGCCCGGTTCCGCATCAAGACCGGCGTCACCCGTGACGGCAAGCTCGTGGCGCGGGAGTGCGAGGTGCACATGGGCACGGGCGCCTACGCCGACTACGGGCCGCGGGTGTCCCAGAAGGCCGGCTACCGCGCCCCCGGTCCGTACCGCATCCCCAACGTCAAGGTGGACGCCTACACGGTCTACACCAACGCCGTGCCCGCCGGCGCGTTCCGGGGTTTCGGCACCCTGCAGGTCACCTGGGCGTACGAGTCCCAGATGGACATGATCGCCCGCCGGCTCGAAATCGACCCCCTGGAGTTCCGCGTCCGCAACCTGATGAAGAAAGGCGGCCTCTTCACCAAGGGCGACAGCCCGGTGGACTGCGACCTGGAGGCGGGCCTGAGGCGCACCGCCAAGGCCCTGGGCTGGGGAAGGAAGAGGAAGGAACCGAACCGCGGCATGGGCCTGGCCTGCTGCATGAAGGACGGCGGCGGCACCTACAAGGTGGCGTCGGCTTCCATCAAGCTCAACTCCGACGGCAGCGCGGTGCTGTTCACCGGCACCGTGGAGATCGGACAAGGCTGCCGCACCGCCCTGGCCCAGGTGGTGGCCGAAGAACTGTCCCTGCCCTACGAGGCCGTCACCGTGGCCCAGCTCGACACCGACTCCACCCCCTACGACGCCGCCACCAACGCCAGCAGCTCCATGGTCATCATGGGCCTGTGCGTGGAGCGGGCCGCCGCCGAGCTGAAGCGGCAGTTGCGCCGGGCCGCGGCCAGGCTGCTCAAGTGCAAGGCCGGCCAGGTCACCTTCAAGAACGGCCACGTCCACGCCGGCAAGGGCAAGCGCATGAGCTACGAGGAGGTGCTCAACCACACCTTCGGCGCCAAGGGCGGCGAACTGCTGGCCAAGGGCAGCTACCAGGACGTGCACAGCAAGAAGGCCGTGCTGGGCTCTCCCACCACCTTCTGGGAAACGAGCTGGGGCGGCGCCGAGGTGGAAGTGGACCCCGACACCGGCGTGGTGAAGCTCCTCAAGTACATCTCCACCGCCGACGTGGGCAAGGCCATCCACCCGCTCCAGTGCGAGGGCCAGGACGAGGGCGGCGTCATGTTCGCCATCGGCCACTCGCTGATGGAGGAGATGCAGTACGAAAACGGCCACCTGCTCAACCCGAACATCATCGACTACCGCCTGCCCTCCTTCAAGGACATCCCCGGGACCTTCCACACCATCATGGTCGAAGACGCCAACGGCCCCGGCCCCTACGGCTCCAAGGGCCTCGGCGAAGGCGGCCTCATGCCCGTCTCCCCCGCCATCGGCAACGCCATCGAGGATGCCGTCGGCGTCCGCGTGCGCGACCTGCCCATCACGCCGGAGAGGATGTGGCGGGCGATGCGGGAGGGCGGGGGGAAGTAA
- a CDS encoding CCA tRNA nucleotidyltransferase: MSQEDKALHIIQRLREAGHEAYLAGGCVRDRLLGREPKDYDVATAAPPRAVQTIFPDTVDVGSQFGSIVVLVEGEPFEVTTFRSDGPYRDGRRPDHVRQGTLEDDVRRRDFTINAMMYDPAEDRVIDLVDGREDLARGLVRAIGDPRERFAEDHLRMVRAVRLACGLGFAIDGPTVRAIQDHAAAVTQVAWERIGAEITRTLTEGGARRGFELLDETGLLEVILPEIAAMKGCGQTPDFHPEGDVFVHTLLLLGHLDAPTETLAYGCLLHDVAKPPCREPTGERVTFYGHPELGAEMAVEILQRLKRSRAVTERVAWLVRCHLHYTQAPKMRLSTLKRFLAQDGIHELLELCRIDALSSNGDLGYYDFCQQKLAELGEKEVKPEPLLRGRDLIRLGYAPGPAFSAMLRAVEEAQLEGELRTAEEATVWVRERYPRG; encoded by the coding sequence GTGTCACAAGAGGACAAGGCACTCCACATCATCCAGCGCCTGCGCGAGGCCGGCCACGAGGCCTACCTCGCCGGCGGCTGCGTGCGCGACCGGCTCCTGGGACGGGAACCCAAGGACTACGACGTGGCCACGGCGGCGCCCCCTCGGGCGGTCCAAACCATCTTCCCCGACACCGTTGACGTGGGATCGCAGTTCGGCTCCATCGTCGTGTTGGTGGAGGGCGAGCCGTTCGAAGTCACCACCTTCCGCTCAGACGGCCCCTACCGCGACGGGCGCCGGCCCGATCACGTGCGCCAGGGCACCCTGGAGGACGATGTCCGCCGGCGCGATTTCACCATCAACGCCATGATGTACGACCCGGCGGAGGACCGGGTCATCGACCTGGTGGACGGCCGGGAAGACTTGGCCCGAGGCCTGGTCCGGGCCATCGGCGATCCGCGCGAGCGCTTCGCCGAGGACCACCTGCGCATGGTCCGCGCCGTCCGCCTGGCCTGCGGCTTGGGCTTCGCCATAGACGGACCCACGGTCCGGGCCATCCAGGACCACGCCGCCGCCGTCACCCAGGTGGCGTGGGAACGCATCGGCGCGGAGATCACCCGCACCCTCACCGAGGGCGGCGCCCGGCGCGGGTTCGAGCTGCTGGACGAGACCGGGCTCCTGGAGGTGATCCTGCCCGAGATCGCCGCCATGAAGGGCTGCGGGCAGACGCCGGACTTCCATCCCGAAGGCGACGTGTTCGTGCACACGCTGCTGCTCCTCGGGCACCTGGACGCCCCCACCGAGACCCTGGCCTACGGCTGCCTGCTGCACGACGTGGCCAAGCCCCCGTGCCGCGAGCCCACGGGCGAGCGCGTGACCTTCTACGGCCACCCCGAGCTGGGCGCGGAGATGGCCGTGGAGATCCTCCAGCGCCTCAAGCGCAGCCGCGCCGTGACCGAGCGCGTGGCCTGGCTGGTGCGCTGCCATCTGCACTACACCCAAGCGCCGAAAATGCGCCTCAGCACCCTCAAGCGCTTCCTCGCCCAGGACGGCATCCACGAGCTGCTGGAGCTGTGCCGCATCGACGCGCTTTCATCCAACGGCGATCTGGGCTACTACGACTTCTGTCAACAAAAGCTCGCCGAACTGGGCGAAAAGGAAGTGAAACCGGAGCCGCTGCTGCGCGGCCGCGACCTCATCCGGCTCGGCTACGCGCCCGGCCCGGCGTTCTCGGCGATGCTGCGGGCCGTCGAGGAAGCCCAGCTCGAAGGGGAGTTGAGGACGGCGGAAGAGGCCACAGTATGGGTGCGTGAGCGCTATCCGCGCGGGTAG